One genomic region from Muriicola soli encodes:
- the serA gene encoding phosphoglycerate dehydrogenase produces the protein MITVARKYVFDFDSTLTRVEALDVLAEMTLNNRDDRDAVIKEIQHITNLGIDGDISFTESLERRIRLLQANKKHLEPLVEELRKKISKSIASNKEFFEKYSDDIYVISCGFKEFIDPIVEEYNIPSDRVYANTFTFDEDGNITGFDEDNVLASHNGKIACLKELDLDGEVQVIGDGYSDYVMREAGIAHKFFAYTENVHREKAASNADHVAPNLDEFLFVNDLPRNLSYPKNRIKILLLENVHPIAFDNLSEDGFSVELVDRSLTEEELIEKIKGVHVLGIRSKTQITPRVLDAANKLLVIGAFCIGTTQIDLDYCQKKGIVVFNAPYSNTRSVVELAIGQIIMLMRNVFPRSVEIHNGQWNKTAANSAEVRGKNLGIVGYGNIGKQLSVLAEALGMRVYYYDLEDRLALGNAKRCNSLEDLLNVSDVVSLHIDDNKSNKNFIGDRELHQMRDGAYLINLSRGFVVDIPALEKALREKKIAGAAIDVFPEEPRSNGSFKTPLQGLSNVILTPHIGGSTQEAQMNIADFVPNKIMDYINSGNTKDALNFPNIRLPKQQNAHRFLHIHRNLPGVMARINEVLAHYEMNISGQYLSTNKDLGYVITDLDKDYNKDVIKALKKVEHTIKFRVLY, from the coding sequence ATGATAACCGTGGCGAGGAAGTATGTTTTTGATTTTGACAGTACATTAACCCGGGTGGAAGCCCTGGATGTACTTGCGGAAATGACCCTGAACAACCGCGATGACAGGGATGCGGTCATCAAAGAAATACAACATATCACTAACCTCGGGATTGACGGGGATATATCTTTCACAGAGTCTCTGGAACGAAGGATCCGACTGTTGCAGGCAAATAAAAAACATCTCGAGCCCCTTGTTGAAGAATTAAGGAAGAAGATTTCAAAATCTATCGCCTCTAACAAAGAATTCTTTGAAAAGTACTCAGATGATATTTACGTAATTTCCTGCGGCTTCAAAGAATTTATTGATCCTATTGTGGAGGAATACAATATTCCATCAGACCGAGTATATGCCAATACATTTACTTTTGATGAAGACGGAAATATCACAGGATTTGACGAAGATAATGTTCTCGCAAGTCATAACGGAAAGATAGCCTGTCTGAAGGAACTGGACCTGGACGGGGAAGTGCAGGTGATTGGTGATGGCTACAGCGACTATGTGATGCGGGAAGCGGGAATCGCGCATAAATTCTTCGCCTATACCGAAAACGTTCATCGGGAGAAAGCAGCCTCCAACGCAGATCACGTAGCACCTAACCTGGATGAATTCCTTTTCGTGAACGACCTCCCAAGAAATCTGTCATACCCGAAAAACAGGATCAAGATCCTTTTGCTCGAAAATGTTCACCCTATCGCATTCGACAATTTATCGGAAGATGGCTTTTCTGTTGAGTTAGTCGATCGGAGTCTGACCGAGGAAGAGCTGATCGAAAAAATTAAAGGAGTACATGTACTGGGGATTCGATCCAAGACTCAAATCACTCCCAGGGTGCTGGATGCGGCCAATAAACTATTAGTTATTGGGGCTTTTTGTATTGGGACAACGCAGATCGATCTGGACTACTGCCAGAAAAAGGGGATCGTGGTATTTAATGCTCCCTACAGCAATACCAGGTCTGTTGTAGAACTGGCTATAGGGCAAATCATCATGCTCATGCGAAATGTCTTTCCCAGAAGCGTGGAGATTCACAACGGACAATGGAATAAAACGGCTGCCAACTCCGCTGAAGTAAGAGGGAAGAATCTGGGTATTGTCGGTTATGGAAATATTGGGAAACAACTCTCCGTACTGGCGGAAGCCCTGGGTATGCGGGTTTATTATTACGATCTGGAAGATCGACTGGCCCTGGGAAATGCAAAAAGGTGCAACAGTCTTGAAGATTTACTCAATGTGTCAGATGTGGTCTCCCTGCACATTGACGACAATAAATCCAATAAGAATTTTATAGGAGACAGAGAATTACATCAAATGCGCGATGGGGCATATCTTATTAATCTTTCAAGGGGTTTTGTTGTGGATATCCCGGCGCTGGAGAAAGCGTTAAGGGAAAAGAAAATAGCCGGAGCGGCCATTGATGTATTTCCTGAGGAACCGAGAAGTAACGGAAGCTTTAAAACTCCTTTGCAGGGATTATCCAATGTGATTCTCACTCCTCATATTGGGGGTAGTACTCAGGAGGCGCAGATGAATATCGCCGATTTTGTGCCCAATAAGATCATGGATTATATCAATTCAGGAAATACCAAGGATGCCCTTAATTTCCCGAATATCCGATTGCCCAAACAACAAAATGCCCATCGATTCCTTCACATTCACCGGAATCTGCCAGGTGTGATGGCGCGGATCAACGAAGTACTGGCGCATTACGAAATGAATATCTCCGGGCAATATCTCTCTACCAATAAAGACCTGGGGTACGTGATTACCGATCTGGATAAAGATTACAACAAGGACGTGATCAAAGCCTTGAAAAAGGTAGAACACACCATCAAATTCAGAGTTCTTTATTGA
- a CDS encoding glycoside hydrolase family 3 protein, translating to MKKILKIVKVIILSLIVILLLTYAVIYLIMKMDSRSNFALLGPEAPILQMGDKMIRDLNKNGQVDVYENPDYAVEKRVGDLINQMTLEEKAGLLFVTMIAATPDGELMETPILSLDPLTTMMSVYFPSNSELIAKKKINSMNILGSSDAVALARYNNNIQKMAERTRLGIPVTLATDPRHGTENKIGTTIYTPAFSEWPNSLGLAATRDTLLVREFGEIARQEYLAVGLRLALHPMADLATEPRWARTNGTFGEDANLSAAMTKAYVRGFQGDTLNNRSVACMTKHFSGGGPQKDGEDAHFPYGKEQVYPGNNFDYHLIPFIEGAFPANTAQIMPYYGIPMDQTSENVAFGFNKEIITGLLRDSLNFNGVVCTDWNIITDSRISEGRAWGVEHLSVKERVKKVLDAGCDQFGGESIPEVIVELVKEGKVSLDRLDTSVKRVLRDKFTLGLFDDPYVDENKAEEIAGREDFRRQGKLAQAKSTILLKNKGLLPLMEGTRVYAEGIEEMQYLENYGYLVNSPEDADVILKRLDTPFEPRSESFIENFFHQGRLYFTEEESREILALISQKPSITIFNLERPAIITEIDSKSSAVLAEFGTSDEILAELLFGKLEPEGKLPFELPSSWEAVLEQKEDVASDSKNHLYPFGYGLNYREDQKER from the coding sequence ATGAAAAAAATTTTAAAGATTGTAAAAGTGATTATCCTCTCCCTGATCGTTATTCTCCTACTGACCTATGCAGTGATTTATCTCATAATGAAAATGGATTCCAGATCCAATTTTGCCCTTTTAGGTCCGGAAGCCCCAATACTTCAAATGGGAGATAAGATGATTCGGGATCTGAATAAAAATGGCCAGGTAGACGTGTATGAAAATCCTGATTATGCAGTTGAAAAACGTGTTGGGGACCTGATTAATCAAATGACTCTGGAAGAAAAAGCAGGACTGTTATTTGTGACCATGATTGCAGCCACTCCGGACGGTGAGCTTATGGAAACACCAATTTTATCTTTAGATCCACTCACAACCATGATGTCTGTCTATTTCCCTTCTAATTCAGAACTGATCGCAAAAAAGAAAATTAACAGCATGAACATACTGGGCTCATCAGATGCTGTAGCTCTGGCAAGATATAACAACAACATCCAAAAGATGGCCGAAAGAACCCGCCTTGGCATACCTGTTACCCTTGCCACCGATCCCAGACATGGCACTGAAAACAAAATTGGAACCACAATCTATACCCCTGCTTTTTCCGAATGGCCCAACTCCCTTGGGCTGGCCGCTACCCGTGATACTCTTTTGGTCAGGGAATTTGGCGAGATTGCGAGGCAGGAATACCTTGCCGTAGGTTTGCGGCTGGCATTACACCCTATGGCCGACCTTGCAACCGAACCTCGCTGGGCGAGGACCAATGGAACATTTGGTGAGGACGCCAATTTATCCGCGGCCATGACAAAAGCTTACGTTCGTGGTTTTCAAGGCGATACTTTAAACAATCGTAGCGTAGCCTGCATGACGAAGCATTTTTCCGGAGGGGGACCCCAGAAAGACGGCGAAGATGCCCATTTCCCTTATGGTAAAGAGCAGGTTTATCCGGGTAACAATTTTGATTATCATCTCATTCCTTTTATCGAGGGTGCATTCCCGGCGAATACGGCTCAAATCATGCCTTATTACGGCATTCCTATGGATCAGACCAGTGAGAATGTAGCCTTCGGATTTAATAAGGAGATAATCACCGGGCTGCTCCGCGATTCGCTGAACTTCAACGGGGTAGTCTGCACAGACTGGAATATTATTACCGATTCAAGAATATCTGAAGGCAGAGCCTGGGGAGTGGAACATCTGAGCGTAAAAGAACGTGTTAAAAAGGTACTTGATGCCGGCTGTGATCAGTTTGGAGGTGAAAGCATTCCGGAGGTCATCGTAGAGCTGGTCAAAGAAGGTAAAGTTAGTCTCGATAGGCTCGATACCTCGGTGAAAAGAGTACTTAGAGATAAATTTACTCTGGGGCTCTTTGACGATCCCTATGTCGATGAAAATAAAGCCGAGGAGATTGCCGGAAGAGAAGATTTTAGAAGACAGGGTAAATTGGCCCAGGCAAAATCGACTATCTTATTGAAAAACAAAGGTTTGTTGCCTCTAATGGAAGGGACCAGGGTTTATGCCGAAGGAATAGAGGAAATGCAGTATCTGGAGAACTACGGGTATTTGGTCAATTCACCTGAAGATGCCGATGTTATCCTAAAACGCCTTGACACGCCCTTTGAACCGAGATCGGAGTCTTTTATTGAAAACTTTTTTCATCAGGGTAGATTGTATTTTACAGAAGAAGAATCCAGGGAAATCCTGGCTCTTATCAGCCAAAAACCCTCTATCACCATCTTCAACCTGGAAAGACCTGCAATCATTACGGAAATCGATTCTAAAAGTTCTGCGGTGCTGGCAGAATTTGGCACCAGCGATGAAATCCTCGCCGAACTGCTTTTTGGTAAATTGGAACCCGAGGGGAAGTTACCCTTCGAGTTACCGTCGAGTTGGGAAGCAGTCCTGGAACAAAAAGAAGACGTAGCAAGTGACTCCAAAAATCATTTATATCCCTTTGGATACGGCCTCAACTACCGGGAAGATCAGAAGGAGAGATAA
- a CDS encoding YihY/virulence factor BrkB family protein produces MTKEVEEKLEKIPVINWLVALLKKIKLAGLEGLSLYDLLEMYIIGIVQGALSTRASSIAFSLFMALFPLLIFLVTLVPFVIPLVSVGSQDFDTQFLRFLESFLPSATSDYFGEIYTQIKDQKQGGLLSSAFVLSIFLMTNGVNAIFGGFETSYHIILTRNFFKQYAYALMVGIILSILLIVGAVAFVYFEYTLEYLNVWAAESSGTATDPNDLVGARAGKILFFSVLSYFTTAILYYFGTREGKQARFFSYGALMTTLLFLLTSYLFGLYIEKFARYNELYGALGGLLILMVYIWLNSNILLLGFELNATLTSLRQNMNSKSEDE; encoded by the coding sequence ATGACAAAGGAAGTTGAGGAAAAGCTGGAAAAGATACCGGTCATCAATTGGTTGGTTGCCCTGCTGAAGAAAATCAAGCTCGCAGGCTTGGAAGGACTTTCCCTTTACGATCTCCTCGAAATGTATATTATAGGAATTGTGCAGGGAGCATTGTCTACAAGGGCCAGTTCCATAGCCTTTAGTCTCTTTATGGCCTTGTTTCCCCTCCTGATTTTCCTTGTAACCTTAGTCCCTTTTGTCATTCCGCTGGTTAGCGTTGGCAGTCAGGATTTCGACACTCAGTTTCTCAGATTTCTCGAATCTTTCCTGCCTTCGGCTACAAGTGATTATTTCGGAGAAATTTATACACAGATCAAGGACCAAAAACAGGGTGGTCTTTTATCCTCAGCCTTTGTACTTTCTATCTTCTTAATGACTAATGGGGTTAATGCGATTTTCGGAGGTTTTGAAACTTCTTATCATATCATCCTAACACGTAATTTCTTTAAACAATATGCATATGCCCTAATGGTTGGAATTATCTTGTCCATTCTGCTTATCGTAGGTGCCGTAGCCTTTGTTTATTTTGAATACACCCTTGAATATTTAAACGTATGGGCCGCCGAATCGAGTGGCACAGCCACAGACCCCAATGACCTTGTTGGCGCTCGAGCAGGTAAAATCTTGTTTTTTTCGGTACTTTCTTATTTTACCACGGCAATTTTATATTACTTCGGTACCCGTGAGGGAAAGCAGGCTCGTTTCTTTTCATACGGTGCCCTGATGACCACCTTGCTTTTCCTTCTAACCTCTTATCTCTTCGGTCTGTATATTGAAAAATTTGCCCGCTATAATGAATTGTACGGTGCCCTGGGAGGACTCCTCATTTTAATGGTCTATATCTGGTTGAACTCGAATATCCTTCTTTTGGGCTTTGAACTTAATGCAACACTGACCAGCCTGAGGCAGAACATGAACTCAAAATCTGAAGATGAATAA
- the priA gene encoding replication restart helicase PriA has product MEFYVDVVLPIPLERLFTYRVDSDIASALRQGMRLAVPFGKSKIYTALVYEVHNNPPHAYEAKEIHEVIDTVPLVNEIQLRHWQWIANYYMCTLGEVFRSAVPSAFLLESETLVLKNTNVNVEEHLLGNQEFMILEALENKGSLKIKEVSEILEKKTVLPLLNRMLERGYILLQETLHSQYKPKEIRTVRLDAQYESEEALVTLLDEMSRAPKQRQVLLTLFQAQAESKKPMSTVDLQKRSGTTSSVIRTLIDKGILEEKMIRTDRISFDGDPSFKKKPELKDFQKISLNEITTAFLEKDVSLLHGVTSSGKTEVYMTLMESFIREEKQVLYLLPEIALTTQLISRLQQCFGEKVSVFHSKFSLNERVEVWNNVRRGAEKAQVVIGARSSLFLPFTQLGLVVVDEEHENSFKQYDPAPRYHARDAAIVLARLHGAKVLLGSATPSLESFYNVKTGKYGYSKMEHRYGGMLLPEVHLVDIRDASRRKRMTGHFSEALQKEIENTLGQGEQVILFQNRRGYAPIVECTSCGHAPQCPNCDVSLTYHQGKNQLRCHYCGFHELMQPQCKACGNATLDTKGFGTEQIEKELEGLFPEARVGRMDLDTTRGKYAYEKIITAFANKEFDILVGTQMVTKGLDFRHVNLVGIMNADSLLNFPDFRAHERSFQLLTQVAGRAGRTEKRGIVLIQTYNPGHTVLQQVVSGDYHALYQDQMDQRREYHYPPVNRIIKISFRHKEYNTLNEATNWFGKGLRNVFGNQVLGPEFPPVARIRNRYIKQV; this is encoded by the coding sequence ATGGAATTCTACGTAGATGTTGTCTTGCCCATTCCTCTTGAGAGGTTATTCACCTACAGGGTAGATTCGGATATCGCATCGGCTCTCAGGCAAGGAATGCGCCTCGCTGTACCCTTCGGGAAATCCAAGATTTACACTGCACTGGTTTACGAAGTTCACAACAACCCGCCTCATGCGTATGAAGCTAAAGAGATTCATGAGGTCATCGATACAGTGCCATTGGTCAACGAAATTCAACTCAGACACTGGCAGTGGATAGCAAATTATTACATGTGTACTTTGGGCGAAGTATTCAGATCGGCCGTGCCCAGTGCCTTTTTGCTAGAAAGCGAAACACTGGTTCTCAAAAACACGAACGTAAATGTTGAAGAACATTTATTAGGGAATCAGGAATTTATGATCCTTGAAGCTCTGGAAAACAAGGGATCCCTTAAGATCAAGGAGGTTAGCGAAATACTTGAAAAAAAGACGGTATTGCCTTTATTGAACCGCATGTTGGAAAGGGGGTACATCCTTCTTCAGGAAACCTTACACAGCCAATACAAACCCAAGGAAATTCGGACGGTACGTTTGGATGCCCAATACGAATCCGAAGAAGCACTGGTTACTTTGTTGGATGAGATGAGCAGGGCTCCTAAACAGCGACAAGTTTTACTCACCCTTTTTCAGGCTCAGGCTGAATCCAAAAAACCCATGAGCACCGTTGATTTGCAAAAAAGGAGTGGAACTACCTCTTCAGTGATCAGGACTTTGATTGATAAAGGCATACTTGAAGAGAAGATGATCAGGACTGACCGGATCTCATTTGATGGTGATCCGAGTTTTAAGAAAAAACCTGAATTAAAGGATTTTCAGAAAATCAGCCTGAATGAAATCACGACTGCTTTTCTGGAAAAAGATGTAAGCCTGCTTCACGGTGTTACTTCTTCAGGTAAAACCGAAGTTTACATGACGCTCATGGAATCCTTTATCAGGGAGGAAAAACAAGTACTTTATCTTCTGCCGGAGATTGCACTTACCACTCAACTTATATCTCGCTTACAGCAATGCTTTGGTGAGAAAGTATCTGTTTTTCATTCAAAATTCAGTCTCAATGAAAGGGTGGAGGTGTGGAATAATGTTCGTCGGGGAGCGGAGAAGGCCCAGGTAGTTATCGGGGCGAGATCCTCCCTTTTCCTTCCTTTTACTCAATTAGGGCTGGTAGTTGTCGATGAGGAACACGAGAATTCATTTAAACAGTATGATCCGGCTCCCAGATACCATGCGAGGGATGCCGCAATAGTTTTGGCGAGGCTACACGGGGCAAAAGTTTTGCTGGGTTCAGCAACACCCAGTTTAGAGAGCTTCTACAATGTGAAGACGGGTAAATACGGTTATTCGAAAATGGAACATCGCTATGGAGGGATGCTATTGCCTGAGGTGCATTTAGTTGATATACGGGACGCTTCGCGAAGAAAAAGGATGACGGGGCATTTTAGTGAAGCCCTCCAAAAAGAAATCGAAAATACCTTGGGCCAGGGGGAACAGGTGATCCTCTTTCAAAACCGTAGGGGGTACGCCCCAATTGTAGAATGTACAAGCTGCGGACACGCCCCACAATGCCCAAATTGTGATGTAAGCCTTACCTATCACCAGGGAAAGAATCAGTTGAGATGCCATTATTGCGGATTTCACGAACTGATGCAACCTCAATGCAAGGCTTGTGGAAATGCAACACTCGATACCAAGGGCTTTGGTACGGAGCAAATTGAAAAAGAATTGGAAGGATTGTTTCCCGAGGCGAGGGTAGGGCGTATGGATCTCGATACCACCCGCGGAAAATACGCCTATGAGAAAATCATCACCGCTTTTGCCAATAAAGAGTTTGATATTCTGGTGGGCACGCAGATGGTCACAAAAGGACTGGATTTCAGGCATGTTAACCTGGTTGGGATCATGAATGCCGATTCGCTTTTAAATTTCCCTGATTTCAGAGCTCATGAACGAAGTTTTCAATTACTGACACAGGTTGCGGGCAGGGCCGGCAGAACAGAAAAAAGAGGGATAGTGCTCATTCAGACCTACAATCCGGGACACACGGTTTTACAACAGGTGGTTTCGGGAGACTATCACGCCCTGTATCAGGATCAGATGGATCAGCGCAGGGAATACCACTATCCCCCTGTAAACCGAATCATTAAGATCAGTTTCAGGCACAAAGAGTACAATACGCTAAATGAAGCAACAAACTGGTTTGGCAAAGGCTTGCGCAATGTTTTTGGCAATCAGGTCCTCGGCCCTGAGTTTCCTCCGGTTGCGAGAATCAGGAACCGATACATTAAACAGGTTTGA
- the rlmH gene encoding 23S rRNA (pseudouridine(1915)-N(3))-methyltransferase RlmH — protein sequence MKIKLLVVGKTEKKELQSLIGDYQKRLSHYINFQLEVIPSPKAAKNRSVPEQKQLEGQAILSQINSSDILVLLDENGQTYSSKGFAKELQKYMNAGTRQLVFVIGGPFGFSEEVYSRSRTKISLSRMTFSHQMIRLFFTEQLYRAFTILRNESYHHQ from the coding sequence ATGAAAATTAAACTGTTGGTAGTTGGTAAAACGGAGAAAAAGGAATTGCAATCCCTGATCGGGGACTATCAAAAAAGGCTTAGCCATTATATCAACTTTCAACTTGAGGTCATCCCCTCCCCTAAAGCGGCAAAAAACAGATCTGTCCCTGAACAAAAGCAACTGGAAGGACAGGCTATCCTCTCGCAGATAAATTCATCTGACATCTTAGTACTCCTGGATGAAAATGGCCAAACTTATAGCTCCAAGGGCTTTGCAAAGGAATTACAAAAGTATATGAACGCAGGAACAAGGCAATTGGTCTTTGTTATCGGAGGTCCCTTTGGATTTAGTGAAGAAGTATACAGCAGGTCCAGAACAAAAATAAGCCTGTCACGCATGACATTCTCTCATCAGATGATCCGTTTATTTTTTACTGAACAACTCTATCGCGCCTTTACTATCCTGAGAAACGAGTCTTACCACCATCAATAA
- a CDS encoding DUF2147 domain-containing protein produces the protein MNKRLFLFPVFFLMLMDLSAQSVLGLWKTIDDVTEKPKSILEIYEKDGELFAKVVEILVDGREDALCVKCKGPKKDQPIEGMIVFSGLQKIGENEYGDGTILDPESGKEYRCKIFINPENPNQLKVRGYVAFFFRTQIWRRVSS, from the coding sequence ATGAATAAAAGGCTGTTCCTTTTTCCTGTTTTTTTTCTCATGCTGATGGACCTAAGTGCACAGTCGGTCCTCGGATTGTGGAAAACTATTGACGATGTTACCGAAAAACCAAAATCCATCCTTGAGATTTACGAAAAAGATGGCGAGCTGTTTGCAAAAGTGGTTGAAATTCTTGTCGATGGAAGAGAAGATGCCCTTTGTGTTAAATGCAAGGGTCCAAAAAAAGACCAACCCATTGAGGGGATGATAGTTTTTAGCGGCCTTCAAAAAATCGGGGAGAATGAATACGGAGATGGGACTATTCTGGATCCGGAGTCGGGGAAAGAATACCGCTGTAAAATTTTCATTAATCCCGAAAATCCAAATCAATTAAAGGTTAGGGGATATGTGGCCTTCTTTTTTAGAACACAGATCTGGAGAAGAGTATCTTCTTAA